ATGTTTGGATGCTATAGAGATAGGGATTAAGCATCAGATTCCACCAGCAGCAATTATGGCAATCGCAGGTCTTGAATCTGGATATGGCAGAGGTTATGTTTCACAAATAACAGGAAATATACTTAGTCTTGGGGCATTTTCAGGAGATAAAGAGCTTCCAAGTCTTTATCTGCCCTATTCCAAACTTAGTAAAACAATTGTTTATGACAAAAAAATTATTAAAAATCATAGTGAAAATGATTTATTATGGAAAAAAAGAGCTAAAAGTCTAAAAAGAGATTATAGACCTTACCCGTATGCTGGAACTGCAAAAAAATTAGAATTGTTAAAATATGATAAAAAACTAAAGCAAAAAGCATACAGAGAATGTTTAAATGATTTTGCATCAAGGTGGATTGTAAGAAAGTCTAAGGTTAAGGTATTTAGAGATGCAAGAGTCTGGCTCAATAAAAAAGTCTTAAATAATGGAAT
The sequence above is drawn from the Candidatus Sulfurimonas baltica genome and encodes:
- a CDS encoding glucosaminidase domain-containing protein, producing the protein MLTNVEKTSISYFTPLFLATLFFSTALFSSQYPYRKYEHVKKFYSEICLDAIEIGIKHQIPPAAIMAIAGLESGYGRGYVSQITGNILSLGAFSGDKELPSLYLPYSKLSKTIVYDKKIIKNHSENDLLWKKRAKSLKRDYRPYPYAGTAKKLELLKYDKKLKQKAYRECLNDFASRWIVRKSKVKVFRDARVWLNKKVLNNGISILFDPAVNEKFIDIIGGHPHSFNYRKAWPKKAKYIMKKTGLVELTTDIFNEKNDFNKVWSNK